In Mycolicibacterium aubagnense, the DNA window GACGGAATCATCTGGGCGGCAAAGTCATTGCGGGCCACCCCACCGCTTCGGGTGTCGCGCACGAAGGCCCGGAACTCGTCGTCATCCGGCCCGAACCAGTAGGCGACCAGCGGCGCGGCCCGCCCATTGAGGTGATCGACCACGTCGCGGACGCTCGAATACGCCCGCACCACCAGCACCGGACCGAAGATCTCTTCGGTGGTGATGCGCATGCGGTCGTCGACATCACGGACGATGGTCGGGGCGATCTTGCGGGTGCACCGGTTCGGCAGCACCTCACCGGGCGGAGCAACGGCCTCGACCATGGCACCTTTCTCCTTGGCGTCCCCGATCAGCGCAAGCACTCGGTCGAAGTTCGCCTCGTTGACCGACGAACAGTAGTCCCCGTTGCTGACGATCGACCCGAACATGGACCGCAACGTGTTTCGCGCCGCGTCGACAAAGTCATCAACCCGGTCGTCGGGCACGAAGACGTAGTCGGGGCTCACGCAGACCTGCCCCCCGTTGATCATCCGGCCTTGCGCGATCCGGGCCGCGGCGCGGGTGAGATTCGCGGCCCGCGACACCACCACGGGGTTCTTGCCCCCGAGTTCGAGCGTCACCGGCACCAGGCTGCGTCCGGCGGCCTCTGCCACCTTGGCTCCCACCGCGGGTGAACCGGTGAAAAAGAGGTGGTCGAAGGGCAACCCGGAAAAGGCGGCCGCCACCTCGGGTCCGCCCGTGACGACCGCCAGCTCCGTCTCATCGAAGTACTCGGGCGTGAGTGCCTTCATCAGCGCCGCGGTCTGTGCGGTGACTTCCGACATCTTGACCATCACCCGATTACCGGCGGCGAAGGCGGCCGTCGCAGGCAGTACCACAAGATTGAGCGGAAAGTTCCACGGGCCGATGACCCCGACGACCCCCAGCGGGGACGGCACCACCTCGGCCCGCAGGCCCAGCACCCGGGCCGCGCGCATCGCAGTGGTTGATTTCATCCATTGCGGCACATGCGATCTGGTGTGCTCGATCACGGACATCATGCCGAGGACCTCGGTGAACAATGAACCGGCTTTGGCCCTCGTGCCGTAGTCCGCCGCCATCGCGTCGGCGAAGGCGTCAGCGTTGTCCAACACCAGCGCGACCAGGCGGTCGATGCGATTGCGCCGCAGGGCGGCCCCGGGAAAACCGTCGGCCAGGAACGCCTGCCGCTGGCGGTCGAGAACCACCCGCAACGCTGCCGGTTCCGCGCCGTCGCCCATGGCCGGACAGTAGCACTTCGGGGAACTTCCTGACGCCGTAACGGCATCTACTGTAAGCTTTACGGTATTGGCAGCCGGATGCCCATCAGTTAGAGGTGGTGAGTCTCGTTCAGGACACTGACGTCAACGAGGGTGTCGACCTCCTCCGTGACCCGTACGTCTTCTTCGCCCAGAAGCGAAGGGAAGGTGGCGCCTTCCGGGGCAGCGTCATGGACTGGTCGAAAACGCCCGAGGCATTCAGGCCCGAACATCTCTACGCCGCGGTGTCTTTCGACGCCGTCAACCGCGTGTTCCGGGACGGCAAGGTCTTCAACTCGCACATCTACGACAGCACCATAGGGCTGTTCATCGGGCCCACCATCCTGGCGATGGAAGGCAAGGCACACTGGCAACACCGCAATCTGGTCTCCGCGGCGTTCAAGTCGAAATCGCTGGCGCGGTGGGAACCAGAGATCGTCCGCCCTGTCGTCAATGAGCTCATCGACGAATTCGCCGACGCCGGCACCGCCGATCTGGTCGCCGACTTCACGCTGGAGTTCCCGACCCGCGTCATCTCAAAGCTGTTGGGGCTGCCCGAAGAGGACCTGTCCTGGTTCCGGCAGCGCGCGGTCGAGCTGATCAGCTATACCGTGAAGTACCAGCGCGCCTTCGAAGCGTCGGCCGCGCTCAAGGACTACTTCCTGCAGCAGATCGAGCAGCGTCGCTGCAGCCCGACCGAAGACATCATCGGCGACCTGGTCACCGCAGACATCGACGGCGAGAAGCTCACCGACGAAGCCATCTACTCGTTCTTGCGGCTGCTACTGCCCGCGGGGCTGGAGACCACCTACCGCTCGTCGGGAAATCTGTTGTATCTGTTGCTGACTCATCGCGAACAGTTCCAGGCGATTCAGCACGACCACACACTCATCGCCGATGCCGTCGAAGAGGGCCTGCGGTACGAAACGCCGCTGACCACCGTGCAACGCTTCGCCACCGAGGACACCGAACTCGGGGGTGTCGAGGTGCCGGCGGGCGCCGTGATCGACGTGTGCATCGGCTCGGCGAACCGTGACGAGCGCCGGTGGGAACGCTCCGAGGAATTCGACATCTTCCGGAAACGTCTGCCGCACATCTCGTTTGCCGCCGGCGAGCACACCTGCATGGGTCTGCACCTGGCCCGGATGGAAACCCGGGTGGCGGTGGAATGTCTGCTCACCCGTCTCACGGACATGGAACTCGTCACCGACGACGACCCACATATCTCCGGAAATCCGTTCCGCTCCCCTACGGCGCTGCCCGTCACGTTCAGCGCGGCGGGATGACGACATGGTCAAGGTGATGCAGGGCGTCCGGGTCCTCGAAGTCGCACAGTTCACCTTCGTTCCCGCGGCCGGCGCCATTCTCGCCGACTGGGGCGCCGACGTCATCAAGGTCGAGCACCCGGTCCGCGGCGATACCCAGCGCGGCTTCGTCAACAT includes these proteins:
- a CDS encoding aldehyde dehydrogenase family protein, whose translation is MGDGAEPAALRVVLDRQRQAFLADGFPGAALRRNRIDRLVALVLDNADAFADAMAADYGTRAKAGSLFTEVLGMMSVIEHTRSHVPQWMKSTTAMRAARVLGLRAEVVPSPLGVVGVIGPWNFPLNLVVLPATAAFAAGNRVMVKMSEVTAQTAALMKALTPEYFDETELAVVTGGPEVAAAFSGLPFDHLFFTGSPAVGAKVAEAAGRSLVPVTLELGGKNPVVVSRAANLTRAAARIAQGRMINGGQVCVSPDYVFVPDDRVDDFVDAARNTLRSMFGSIVSNGDYCSSVNEANFDRVLALIGDAKEKGAMVEAVAPPGEVLPNRCTRKIAPTIVRDVDDRMRITTEEIFGPVLVVRAYSSVRDVVDHLNGRAAPLVAYWFGPDDDEFRAFVRDTRSGGVARNDFAAQMIPSAVPFGGVGTSGSGAYHGKAGFDTFSHYRSVVGTDLPFSITGRAAPPFTRSMRSGTELTLWLARRRNRRRLGPDHAGAS
- a CDS encoding cytochrome P450, whose protein sequence is MVSLVQDTDVNEGVDLLRDPYVFFAQKRREGGAFRGSVMDWSKTPEAFRPEHLYAAVSFDAVNRVFRDGKVFNSHIYDSTIGLFIGPTILAMEGKAHWQHRNLVSAAFKSKSLARWEPEIVRPVVNELIDEFADAGTADLVADFTLEFPTRVISKLLGLPEEDLSWFRQRAVELISYTVKYQRAFEASAALKDYFLQQIEQRRCSPTEDIIGDLVTADIDGEKLTDEAIYSFLRLLLPAGLETTYRSSGNLLYLLLTHREQFQAIQHDHTLIADAVEEGLRYETPLTTVQRFATEDTELGGVEVPAGAVIDVCIGSANRDERRWERSEEFDIFRKRLPHISFAAGEHTCMGLHLARMETRVAVECLLTRLTDMELVTDDDPHISGNPFRSPTALPVTFSAAG